The genomic region TCGATCCGGTCGGCGCCTGCGTCGGCATGCGCGGGTCCAGGGTCCAGGCCGTGGTGACCGAGCTCCGGGGCGAGAAGATCGACATCGTCCCGTGGGATCGGGATCCGGCGCGGTTCGTGTGCAACGCCATCCAGCCGGCCGAGGTGGCGCGCGTGATCATCGACGAGTCGAACGGATCGATGGAGCTCGTGGTCCCGGACGAGAAGCTCTCCCTCGCGATCGGCCGCCGCGGGCAGAACGTGCGCCTCGCGTCGCTGCTCACGGGCTGGCGGCTCGACGTCATCAGCGAGACGAAGTTCTCCGAGCGCGAGAAGCTCGCCATCGAGTCGCTCGCGATGATCCGCGGCATCGAGGAGAGCACGGCGCGCAGCATGTACAAGCTCGGCTTCCGCACCGTGGAGGAGGTCGCCGAGGCGGATCCCGCGGAGCTCGCGGCGATCCCCGGCTTCGGGGACCAGGAGCAGGTGCTCGCCATCCAGAAGGCGGCCGAGGAGACCATGGAGGAGATGCGGCAGGCGCGCATCCGCTCCCTCGCCTCGCGCCCCGAGCCGCTGGCCGAGCGGGAGCGCCTGCTGCTCGTCTGGGGGATCGGCGAGCGGACGATAGAGCTCCTGGCCCAGGCCGGCTACAAGTCGGTCAACGATCTCGCGGCCGAGGAGGACATCGACAGGCTCGCGCTGAAGACGGGCCTGGGCATCCGCAAGGCGCGGCAGATCATGGAGGGGATCAAGCGGTACCTCGGCAGCGAGGCCGTCATCCTGGCGGAGCTCCAGGAGCAGGCTCGCCAGCACGCGGCGGAGGAGCTGGCGCTGCGGTCTGCGGCGGAGGCCGAGGAGGCGGCGGCGCCGGCCGAGAGCGTCGAAGAGAACAAAGGCGAGGCCGCGCCCAAGAGCGGCGTGGATCTCGATGCGGTCGATGAGGACTGGTAGGTGAAACCGAACGTCGAAACCGGCGCCTCGCCCCGCGCGAAACGCGGGCCCGAGCGCACGTGCATCGCGTGCCGCCGACCGGCCGGCAAGGAGGCCCTGCTCAGGCTCGCCCGCACGCCGGACGGCGGGATCGTCGCCGACTGGCGCGGGAACCTGGGCGGCCGCGGCGCGCACGTCTGCCCGACGCGGCGGTGCATCGAGGCGGCGATCGGCGGCCGGGCCCTGGATCGCGCCTTCCGCGCGGCGGTCGCCTACCCGGACGCCTCCGAGTTCGTTGCGGCCGCGCGCGACGCGCTCACGCGCCGGCTCGGCGCGTTGCTGGGCTCCGCGATCACCGGGCGCAGGGCGGCGGCGGGCGCCGACGCGGTCAAGCACGCCCTCGAGCTCGGGCAGGCGGTCATGCTCGTCGTGGCGTCCGACGCCGCGGAGAGAACCGAGATCGAGCGAAACGCCGCGCAGCGCGGCGTCCGTGTGCGCGCCGCCTCCGACAAGGCGGCCCTGGGAGAGATGCTCGGCAAGCGCCCGGTCGCGATCCTCGCGATCGTCGATCGGGGGATGTCGGAAGCGGTGTCGGCTACTTTGGATCGTTTGGAGGCTCTGCAGTAGAGCCCGCGGTGACGGGCGGCGGCAGGACCGCCTTCCCGGCACGGAGACTTCGTCCGGAGGAGCGATGGCGGAAAAAGTTCGGATCTTCACGCTGGCCAAGGAGTTCGAGGTCGAGAACGAGGTGATGGTCGCCAAGATCCAGAACCTCGGGTTCCAGGTCCGCAACTACATGAGCGCCCTCGAGCTCGAGGACGCCCAACGTGTGCGCAGGCTCCTGGAAAAGGAACGCGCGGAGAACACGGTGGAGGAGCGGATCCGCCCGACCGTGGTGAGGCGGCGCACGAAGGCCGTCCCCGCGGCGCCGAAGCCGGCACGGGCGAAGGGCGCGGGCAAGGAGGAGGCGCCGGCAGAGGCGGCGCCGGCGGCTCCGAAGCGTCGCTCGAAGAAGGCCGAGGCCGAGGCGCAGGCGGCGGCGAAGGCCGCGGAGGCCGGCGCGACGTCCTTCGGCACGGCCGCTGCGGAGCAGGCGTCCGGGATCGGCGACGACGAGCGGAAGCCCGACTTCGTCGAGGTGCCGGAGCTGACCGAGCAGGCTTTCGCCGAGCAGGCGGCCGGCGCGGCGGCGGCCGAGGCGCAGTACGACGGGGCCGGCGGCCAGCCGACGGCCCTCAAGCCGCAGCTCCGGCCCGCGTCCGAGGCGCCTATCGTGCGCCGCCACATGCTGCCCACCCCCGGGGAGGAGCCCAAGGACGGGGACAAGCGCGGCCGCGGCGCGCCGCAGCGTCGCCGCGAGATCGAGGGGCGC from Pseudomonadota bacterium harbors:
- the nusA gene encoding transcription termination factor NusA, yielding MQDGSLPLNMILEQVGRDKGIDKKVLVEAIEAAILTAAKRTFGQNRELEAHFNEETGAVDLFQYMTVVEEVADPEREVTCELVKKSKLEAELGEELGFQVFYRDEDDKKAKKQDKEFGEILGLKTHGRGFGRIAAQTAKQVIIQRVRDAERENIYNEYKDRKDEVIAGIVRRFERNNSIIVDLGRTEAVIPAREQTPRESYRPGDRVMAFVKDIDREARGPQIILSRTHEGLLRKLFEMEVPEIYEGIVSIVAVAREPGARSKIAVTSRDVDVDPVGACVGMRGSRVQAVVTELRGEKIDIVPWDRDPARFVCNAIQPAEVARVIIDESNGSMELVVPDEKLSLAIGRRGQNVRLASLLTGWRLDVISETKFSEREKLAIESLAMIRGIEESTARSMYKLGFRTVEEVAEADPAELAAIPGFGDQEQVLAIQKAAEETMEEMRQARIRSLASRPEPLAERERLLLVWGIGERTIELLAQAGYKSVNDLAAEEDIDRLALKTGLGIRKARQIMEGIKRYLGSEAVILAELQEQARQHAAEELALRSAAEAEEAAAPAESVEENKGEAAPKSGVDLDAVDEDW
- a CDS encoding DUF448 domain-containing protein; translated protein: MKPNVETGASPRAKRGPERTCIACRRPAGKEALLRLARTPDGGIVADWRGNLGGRGAHVCPTRRCIEAAIGGRALDRAFRAAVAYPDASEFVAAARDALTRRLGALLGSAITGRRAAAGADAVKHALELGQAVMLVVASDAAERTEIERNAAQRGVRVRAASDKAALGEMLGKRPVAILAIVDRGMSEAVSATLDRLEALQ